From one Rhizobium rosettiformans genomic stretch:
- a CDS encoding YicC/YloC family endoribonuclease, with translation MTLQSMTGFARVEGSSGRYRWAWELRSVNGKGLDLRTRLPQGHEALETDIRRLAGERLMRGNLQIGLNVTVSENRVEAVLNHDALAAVLALRNELGPHILDPAPLRLDTLLSIRGLVDMREATDDAEAIAARDADILAGLERAISALVDMRTTEGAALRRILEEQITRIEELALQIEADPSRSPEEIARRLEAQLASLMDGTSGLDRDRLHQEIALIATKADLREEIDRLKAHVTAARELLSVGGPVGRKLDFLAQEFNRESNTICSKSNAVAVTAAGIELKVVIDQFREQVQNLE, from the coding sequence ATGACACTGCAATCCATGACGGGCTTCGCCCGGGTCGAGGGCTCGTCCGGTCGTTATCGCTGGGCCTGGGAACTGCGCTCGGTGAACGGCAAGGGGCTCGACCTGCGCACCCGCCTGCCGCAGGGCCATGAGGCGCTGGAAACGGATATCCGTCGTCTGGCCGGAGAGCGGCTGATGCGTGGCAATCTGCAGATTGGCCTTAACGTGACGGTCAGCGAAAACCGCGTCGAGGCTGTGTTGAACCACGACGCACTGGCGGCGGTGCTGGCGCTCAGAAACGAACTCGGCCCCCATATCCTGGACCCGGCTCCGCTCAGGCTTGATACACTCCTGTCGATCCGGGGGCTCGTCGACATGCGCGAGGCGACAGACGACGCCGAAGCGATTGCCGCGCGTGACGCGGACATTCTGGCTGGCCTCGAACGCGCCATCTCCGCACTGGTCGACATGCGGACAACCGAGGGCGCGGCGCTACGCCGGATCCTCGAAGAACAGATTACCAGGATCGAAGAGCTCGCGCTGCAGATCGAGGCCGATCCGTCGCGCTCCCCGGAAGAGATTGCGCGCCGCCTCGAAGCCCAGCTTGCAAGCCTGATGGACGGTACGAGCGGCCTCGACCGCGACCGCCTGCATCAGGAAATCGCCCTGATCGCGACCAAGGCGGATCTGCGCGAGGAAATCGATCGTCTCAAAGCCCATGTGACGGCGGCGCGCGAACTCTTGTCCGTGGGTGGTCCCGTCGGCCGCAAGCTCGATTTCCTGGCGCAGGAATTTAACCGAGAATCAAATACTATCTGTTCCAAGTCCAATGCCGTCGCAGTCACTGCCGCCGGCATCGAATTGAAGGTCGTCATCGACCAGTTCCGCGAACAGGTTCAGAATCTGGAGTAG
- the mltG gene encoding endolytic transglycosylase MltG encodes MPVTDNSQNGGSQNNGVSFGRDADTQPGKGPFIPKSPNEALRPERVPQPPRRSRKARSQLVIFLNFLMTMVVFVSVVAVAGFFYVMDSYQKPGPLVANTNFVVRSGAGLAEIANNLERNGIVTDARIYRYVTTTYLTDGQTLKAGEYEIKAGSSMKEITTLLESGKSILYSVSFPEGLTVKQMFLRLAADPVLEGDLPAELPPEGSLRPDTYKFTRGTNRAEIVAQMRAAQERLIDQIWEKRDPDLPVTTKEEFVTLASIVEKETGKDDERAHVASVFINRLNKRMRLQSDPTIIYGLFGGDGKPADRPIYQSDIRKETPYNTYVIRGLPPGPIANPGRAALEAVAHPWKTDDLYFVADGTGGHAFAKTLDEHNANVRRWRKIEAERAQTPPATLDVEPEVDPSANN; translated from the coding sequence TTGCCGGTGACCGACAACAGCCAGAACGGCGGTAGCCAGAACAACGGTGTCTCCTTCGGCCGCGATGCCGATACCCAGCCGGGCAAGGGACCCTTCATTCCGAAGTCGCCGAACGAGGCCCTGCGCCCCGAGCGCGTGCCGCAGCCGCCGCGCCGCTCGCGCAAGGCGCGCAGCCAGCTGGTGATTTTCCTGAACTTCCTGATGACCATGGTGGTCTTCGTCAGCGTGGTGGCGGTTGCCGGCTTCTTCTATGTGATGGACAGCTATCAGAAGCCCGGTCCGCTTGTCGCCAACACCAATTTCGTTGTGCGCAGCGGTGCTGGCCTGGCCGAGATTGCCAACAATCTGGAACGCAACGGCATCGTTACTGACGCCCGGATCTATCGGTATGTGACGACAACCTACCTCACCGACGGCCAGACGCTGAAGGCCGGCGAATACGAGATCAAGGCCGGCTCTTCGATGAAGGAGATCACGACACTTCTCGAATCCGGCAAGTCCATCCTGTATTCCGTATCCTTCCCGGAAGGCCTGACCGTCAAACAGATGTTCCTGCGGCTTGCCGCCGATCCGGTGCTAGAAGGCGATCTGCCTGCAGAGCTTCCGCCAGAAGGCAGCCTGCGTCCGGACACCTACAAGTTCACGCGCGGCACAAACCGTGCCGAGATCGTTGCCCAGATGCGGGCCGCCCAGGAACGCCTGATCGATCAGATCTGGGAAAAGCGCGATCCGGATCTGCCGGTCACGACCAAGGAAGAATTCGTCACGCTGGCGTCGATCGTCGAAAAGGAAACCGGCAAGGACGACGAACGCGCCCATGTTGCCTCGGTCTTCATCAACCGTCTGAACAAGCGCATGCGGCTCCAGTCCGACCCGACGATCATCTACGGTCTCTTCGGTGGTGACGGCAAACCGGCAGATCGCCCGATCTATCAGTCTGATATCCGCAAGGAGACGCCCTACAACACCTATGTGATCAGGGGGCTACCGCCGGGCCCGATCGCCAATCCGGGCCGCGCTGCACTCGAAGCGGTCGCCCATCCGTGGAAGACGGATGATCTCTATTTCGTCGCTGACGGAACCGGCGGTCACGCCTTCGCCAAGACGCTCGACGAGCACAATGCCAATGTGCGTCGCTGGCGCAAGATCGAGGCCGAGCGTGCGCAAACGCCGCCAGCAACCCTCGATGTTGAGCCGGAAGTCGATCCGTCGGCCAATAACTGA
- the betC gene encoding choline-sulfatase, translating to MVDQFNGTFFPDGPADFLHAPHLKSLAKRSVRFANTYTASPLCAPARASFMSGQLPSRTRVYDNAAEFASDIPTYAHHLRAAGYQTSLSGKMHFVGPDQLHGFEERLTTDIYPADFGWTPDYRKPGERIDWWYHNLGSVTGAGVAEITNQMEYDDEVAYNATRRLYDLSRGHDERPWCLTVSFTHPHDPYVARRKYWDLYEGCEALQPSVPAIPYDEQDPHSRRLMDACDHLAFDITDENVARARQGYFANISYVDDKIGEILDVLERTRMAENTIILFVSDHGDMLGERGLWFKMNFFEGSARVPMMMAVPGVEGRLVTTPVSTLDVTPTLAGLAGIDISTISDWTDGEDLMPLATGTGGRGIVPMEYAAEGTVSPMVGLRNERYKLTLCAADPPILTDLEADPYEMTNLVDDLAAARVFNALCEEAAQRWDLSRFDAAVRESQARRHIVYTALRNGAYFPWDYQPLQKASERYMRNHMDLNILEESQRFPRGE from the coding sequence ATGGTGGATCAGTTCAACGGGACCTTCTTCCCCGACGGTCCCGCTGATTTCCTGCATGCCCCGCATCTCAAGTCTCTGGCGAAGCGCTCCGTGCGCTTCGCCAACACCTACACGGCAAGCCCGCTCTGCGCGCCGGCTCGGGCGTCCTTCATGTCCGGGCAATTGCCGAGCCGCACGCGCGTCTACGACAACGCCGCCGAATTCGCCTCCGACATTCCGACCTATGCGCATCACTTGAGGGCTGCCGGTTACCAGACCAGCCTTTCCGGCAAGATGCATTTCGTCGGGCCGGACCAGCTGCATGGTTTCGAGGAGCGGCTGACGACCGACATCTATCCCGCCGATTTCGGCTGGACCCCAGACTATCGTAAGCCGGGCGAGCGTATCGACTGGTGGTATCACAATCTGGGCTCCGTCACGGGTGCCGGGGTCGCCGAGATCACCAACCAGATGGAGTATGATGACGAGGTGGCCTACAACGCCACGCGGCGTCTCTACGACCTGTCGCGCGGCCATGACGAGCGGCCCTGGTGCCTCACCGTCAGCTTCACCCATCCGCACGACCCCTATGTGGCGCGGCGGAAATACTGGGATCTCTATGAAGGTTGCGAGGCGCTTCAGCCGAGCGTTCCGGCCATACCTTACGACGAACAGGATCCGCATTCGCGCCGCCTCATGGATGCCTGCGATCACCTCGCATTCGACATTACCGACGAGAACGTCGCGCGGGCTCGTCAGGGCTACTTCGCCAATATCTCTTATGTCGACGACAAGATCGGCGAGATCCTCGACGTGCTCGAGCGCACCCGGATGGCGGAGAACACGATCATTCTCTTCGTCTCCGACCATGGCGACATGCTTGGCGAGCGAGGCCTCTGGTTCAAGATGAACTTCTTCGAGGGCTCGGCACGGGTACCGATGATGATGGCGGTCCCTGGCGTCGAGGGACGGCTGGTGACGACGCCGGTCTCGACGCTCGACGTCACTCCGACGCTTGCCGGTCTCGCCGGCATCGACATCTCGACGATTTCCGACTGGACCGATGGCGAGGACCTGATGCCGCTTGCGACCGGGACTGGTGGCCGTGGCATCGTGCCTATGGAATATGCCGCCGAAGGCACGGTGAGCCCCATGGTTGGGCTTCGCAACGAACGTTACAAGCTGACGCTCTGCGCGGCGGATCCACCGATCCTGACCGATCTCGAAGCCGACCCCTACGAGATGACCAACCTCGTGGACGATCTGGCGGCGGCTCGCGTATTCAATGCTTTGTGCGAGGAAGCAGCCCAGCGTTGGGACCTGTCACGCTTCGATGCCGCCGTCCGGGAAAGCCAGGCGCGTCGCCACATCGTCTATACGGCACTGCGCAACGGCGCCTATTTCCCCTGGGATTACCAACCGCTGCAGAAGGCCTCGGAGCGCTACATGCGCAACCATATGGATCTGAACATCCTCGAGGAAAGTCAGCGCTTCCCAAGAGGCGAATGA
- the fabD gene encoding ACP S-malonyltransferase codes for MSVAFTFPGQGSQAVGMGKDLADNFAEARAVFEEVDEALGQKLSDIMWNGPEETLTLTANAQPALMAVSMAVIRVLEAKGLDLKSKVAYVAGHSLGEYSALCAAGTFSIGDTARLLRIRGNAMQAAVPVGEGAMAAIIGLEHGDVQAICADASAVGPCQIANDNGGGQLVISGAKAAVEKAAALATEKGAKRAIMLPVSAPFHSALMGPAADAMREALAKVEKKDPIVALIANVRAAPVTSASEIADLLVEQVTGQVRWRETVEWFGANGVTTLYEVGAGKVLTGLARRIDKNINGVAVNGPADIDAAIAALNG; via the coding sequence ATGTCAGTCGCATTCACCTTTCCCGGTCAGGGCAGCCAGGCCGTCGGAATGGGCAAGGACCTTGCCGACAATTTTGCCGAAGCTCGTGCCGTCTTCGAAGAGGTCGACGAAGCGCTCGGCCAGAAGCTGTCCGACATCATGTGGAACGGCCCGGAAGAAACGCTGACGCTGACGGCCAATGCCCAGCCGGCATTGATGGCGGTTTCCATGGCCGTGATCCGCGTACTGGAAGCCAAGGGTCTCGACCTCAAGTCGAAGGTTGCCTACGTCGCCGGCCATTCGCTCGGCGAATATTCCGCGCTCTGCGCTGCCGGCACATTCTCGATTGGCGACACCGCGCGTCTCCTGCGCATTCGTGGCAATGCCATGCAGGCAGCCGTCCCGGTGGGTGAGGGCGCGATGGCTGCGATCATCGGCCTCGAGCATGGCGACGTGCAGGCGATCTGCGCGGATGCCTCTGCCGTCGGTCCGTGCCAGATCGCCAATGACAATGGCGGCGGTCAGCTGGTCATTTCGGGAGCGAAGGCCGCCGTCGAGAAGGCTGCAGCACTCGCCACCGAAAAGGGTGCCAAGCGCGCCATCATGCTGCCGGTTTCTGCGCCTTTCCATTCCGCCTTGATGGGCCCCGCGGCAGACGCCATGCGCGAAGCGCTTGCCAAGGTCGAGAAAAAAGACCCCATCGTGGCGCTCATCGCCAATGTGCGTGCAGCCCCTGTCACGTCGGCGTCCGAAATCGCCGATCTGCTCGTCGAGCAGGTGACCGGTCAGGTCCGCTGGCGCGAGACGGTCGAGTGGTTCGGCGCCAATGGCGTGACCACGCTTTATGAAGTGGGTGCCGGCAAGGTCCTGACTGGGCTTGCCCGTCGCATCGACAAGAACATCAACGGTGTGGCCGTCAACGGCCCGGCCGACATTGACGCTGCGATCGCCGCCCTGAATGGCTGA
- a CDS encoding calcium/sodium antiporter, translating into MDYLFVAGGLVGLYFGAEWLLRGAIGVAQKLAIPTLIVSLVIVGFGTSMPELLVSVRAALTGSSDIALGNVVGSNTANILLIVGTCALIFPITHWDKGVKRDTYVMIGAAVLLLGLVQFEAIGRLAGLVMVAVLIAYILYAYIQGKGTIEELANEDVKHEILGTGFMTLLIVGGLATLFVGAELLVRGATNLARDFGISEAVIGLTVVAVGTSLPELATGIMSAMRKHSDIMIGNIVGSNIFNILFILGVTSVIQPISVDPRFGSFDVPVMLGITLGFAFLLLAHLGVRRLTAGAMLVAYVGYTLALVQV; encoded by the coding sequence TTGGATTATCTTTTCGTGGCCGGGGGCCTGGTCGGTCTTTACTTCGGTGCCGAGTGGCTCCTTCGCGGCGCCATCGGAGTGGCGCAGAAACTCGCCATACCGACGCTGATCGTCTCGCTGGTCATCGTCGGCTTCGGCACGTCGATGCCGGAACTGCTGGTCTCCGTCCGCGCCGCGCTGACCGGCTCCTCGGACATCGCGCTTGGCAATGTGGTCGGTTCGAATACGGCAAACATCCTGCTGATCGTCGGCACCTGCGCGTTGATCTTCCCGATCACCCATTGGGACAAGGGCGTGAAGCGCGACACCTATGTGATGATCGGCGCGGCGGTCCTGCTTCTGGGTCTCGTGCAGTTCGAGGCCATAGGGCGGCTTGCCGGCCTGGTCATGGTCGCGGTTCTCATCGCCTACATTCTCTATGCCTATATTCAGGGCAAGGGCACGATCGAGGAACTGGCGAATGAAGATGTGAAGCACGAGATACTCGGAACCGGCTTCATGACCCTTCTGATCGTCGGCGGTCTGGCCACGCTGTTCGTCGGTGCCGAACTGCTGGTCCGCGGTGCGACCAATCTTGCCCGCGATTTCGGGATTTCCGAAGCGGTCATCGGCCTCACCGTGGTTGCGGTCGGCACCTCGCTTCCGGAACTCGCAACCGGCATCATGTCGGCCATGCGCAAGCACTCCGACATCATGATCGGCAACATCGTCGGATCGAACATCTTCAACATCCTGTTCATTCTGGGCGTCACCTCCGTCATCCAGCCGATCTCCGTCGATCCGCGATTCGGCAGTTTCGACGTCCCCGTCATGCTCGGCATCACGCTCGGCTTCGCGTTCCTGCTTCTCGCCCATCTTGGCGTCCGCAGACTGACCGCTGGTGCGATGCTCGTCGCCTATGTCGGATATACGCTGGCACTGGTTCAGGTCTGA
- a CDS encoding aldo/keto reductase, with translation MKMNRLGRTDILVSEICLGTMTWGSQNTREEAYAQMDYALEHGVNFFDTAELYPTTPLSAETYADTERLIGDWFEKTGNRDKVVLATKVAGPGRPYIREGKPITGAVVKEALDASLKRLKTDYVDLYQIHWPNRGHFHFRGAWNYNPYKQDKAKASVEIAEILDALGDCVKAGKLRAVGLSNETTWGTQKYLTLAEAKGLPRVATIQNEYNLLYRHYDLDLAELSHHEDVGLLAYSPLAGGILSGKYLDGNKPAGSRGSINGDIGGRLVPHQEAATRAYVELAKAHDLDPSAMALAFCLTRPFMASVIIGATTLEQLKTNIGAAELTLSDEVMQEIAKIHRLYPMPI, from the coding sequence ATGAAGATGAACCGGCTCGGCCGAACCGATATCCTTGTTTCCGAAATCTGCCTGGGCACGATGACCTGGGGCTCGCAGAACACGCGCGAGGAAGCCTATGCGCAGATGGATTACGCGCTGGAGCACGGCGTTAACTTCTTCGACACGGCCGAGCTCTATCCGACGACGCCGCTCTCGGCGGAAACCTATGCCGATACCGAGCGGCTGATCGGGGACTGGTTCGAAAAGACCGGCAATCGCGACAAGGTGGTGCTGGCGACGAAAGTTGCCGGCCCAGGCCGCCCCTATATCCGCGAAGGCAAGCCGATCACCGGCGCAGTGGTGAAGGAAGCGCTCGACGCCAGCCTGAAGCGGTTGAAGACCGACTATGTCGACCTCTACCAGATCCACTGGCCAAACCGCGGGCATTTCCATTTCCGCGGCGCCTGGAACTACAATCCCTACAAGCAGGACAAGGCAAAGGCCTCTGTCGAGATCGCGGAGATCCTGGATGCCCTCGGTGACTGCGTGAAGGCCGGCAAGCTTCGGGCCGTCGGTCTGTCCAACGAGACCACCTGGGGCACACAGAAATACCTGACGCTTGCCGAAGCCAAGGGGCTCCCGCGGGTCGCGACGATCCAGAACGAGTACAACCTGCTCTACCGTCACTACGATCTCGATCTGGCTGAACTGTCCCATCACGAAGATGTTGGTCTGCTTGCCTATTCGCCGCTCGCAGGCGGCATTCTCTCGGGCAAATATCTCGACGGCAACAAGCCGGCCGGTTCGCGCGGCTCGATCAACGGCGACATCGGCGGCCGCCTCGTGCCGCATCAGGAAGCGGCAACGCGCGCCTATGTGGAGCTCGCCAAAGCTCATGACCTCGACCCCTCCGCCATGGCGCTTGCCTTCTGCCTGACGCGCCCGTTCATGGCCTCCGTGATCATTGGTGCAACGACCCTGGAGCAGTTGAAGACCAATATCGGTGCCGCAGAACTGACGCTCTCGGATGAGGTGATGCAGGAGATCGCCAAGATCCATCGTCTCTATCCGATGCCAATCTGA
- the choX gene encoding choline ABC transporter substrate-binding protein: MLFITTAAAAADAESCKVVRLSDPGWTDITATNGVAAVVLEALGYEPDVKTLSVPIGYQSMKNGEIDVFLGNWMPAQQAFIDDLNGAQAIEVLAKNLEGAKFTLAVPTAVAEKGVKDFADLGKNPDEFESKIYGIEPGAPANANIQKMIDAGEFGLKGWELVESGEQAMLAQVERATKEGKGVVFLAWAPHPMNERFDLTYLSGGDAYFGANYGGAEVYTLARTGWSGNCPNAATLFKQMTFDVSMENVLMGEILGGKDSKEAATEWLKANPAVMDAWLQGVTTFDGQPGDAAVKSALGL; this comes from the coding sequence ATGCTGTTCATCACCACCGCGGCCGCCGCTGCGGATGCCGAAAGCTGCAAGGTCGTTCGGTTGTCCGATCCGGGTTGGACAGACATCACGGCGACCAATGGCGTCGCCGCAGTTGTTCTTGAGGCGCTCGGCTATGAGCCGGACGTGAAGACGCTTTCCGTGCCGATCGGCTATCAGTCGATGAAGAACGGCGAGATCGATGTGTTTCTCGGCAACTGGATGCCCGCTCAGCAGGCCTTCATCGACGACCTGAACGGTGCACAGGCGATCGAAGTCCTGGCGAAGAACCTGGAAGGTGCAAAGTTCACGCTCGCTGTCCCGACCGCAGTGGCAGAGAAGGGCGTCAAGGATTTCGCCGATCTCGGTAAGAACCCCGACGAGTTCGAAAGCAAGATCTACGGCATCGAGCCTGGTGCACCGGCCAATGCAAACATCCAGAAGATGATCGATGCTGGCGAGTTCGGGCTGAAGGGCTGGGAACTGGTAGAATCCGGGGAACAGGCGATGCTGGCACAGGTCGAGCGAGCCACGAAGGAAGGCAAGGGCGTGGTCTTCCTCGCCTGGGCGCCGCATCCGATGAACGAACGCTTCGACCTCACCTATCTTTCGGGCGGCGACGCCTATTTTGGCGCCAATTACGGCGGTGCCGAAGTCTATACGCTGGCCCGCACCGGCTGGAGCGGCAACTGCCCGAATGCCGCAACCCTCTTCAAGCAGATGACCTTCGACGTCTCGATGGAAAACGTTTTGATGGGTGAGATCCTCGGCGGCAAGGATTCGAAGGAAGCGGCAACGGAGTGGCTGAAGGCCAATCCTGCCGTCATGGATGCCTGGCTGCAAGGCGTGACCACTTTCGACGGCCAGCCGGGTGACGCTGCGGTCAAATCGGCTCTCGGTCTTTAA
- the gmk gene encoding guanylate kinase, whose amino-acid sequence MAAAAPTSVKIARRGLMLVISSPSGAGKSTIARTLMDRDQQISLSVSVTTRQRRQSEIEGVHYHFVSQREFERLRDSDSLLEWAQVHGNYYGTPREAVETAMGEGRDMLFDIDWQGAQQLQEKMSADVVSIFILPPTMAELQSRLHRRAEDTEEVIQTRLNNSRAEIKHWREYDYVIVNDDLNSAFDAVQSIVKAERLRRDRRHGLFDFVEGLIA is encoded by the coding sequence ATGGCCGCTGCCGCCCCCACTTCCGTCAAGATCGCAAGGCGCGGCCTGATGCTCGTCATCTCCTCGCCCTCGGGCGCCGGCAAGTCGACGATCGCGCGCACCCTGATGGATCGCGACCAGCAGATTAGCCTCTCGGTCAGCGTCACCACCCGTCAGCGCCGCCAGAGCGAAATCGAAGGTGTGCACTACCACTTCGTCTCCCAGCGCGAATTCGAACGCCTGCGCGACAGCGACTCGCTCCTCGAATGGGCGCAGGTCCACGGCAACTACTACGGCACGCCGCGTGAAGCCGTGGAGACGGCCATGGGCGAGGGGCGTGACATGCTCTTCGATATCGATTGGCAAGGCGCCCAGCAGCTGCAGGAAAAGATGTCCGCAGACGTCGTTTCGATTTTCATCCTGCCGCCGACAATGGCCGAGCTGCAGTCGCGCCTGCATCGCCGCGCCGAGGACACGGAAGAGGTCATCCAGACCCGCCTCAACAATTCCCGCGCCGAGATCAAGCACTGGCGCGAATATGACTATGTCATCGTCAACGACGACCTGAACTCGGCCTTCGATGCCGTGCAGTCGATCGTCAAGGCCGAGCGCCTGCGCCGCGACCGTCGCCACGGCCTCTTCGACTTCGTAGAAGGCCTAATCGCCTGA
- the fabF gene encoding beta-ketoacyl-ACP synthase II, which produces MRRVVITGTGMVSPLGCGTELTWQRLLAGQSGARLVTEFEVEDLPAKIACRIPTEGEGAWNPDDWMEPKDQRKVDAFIIYALAAADMALKDAGWEPKNYEEECATGVLIGSGIGGLEGIVEAGHILRDKGPRRLSPFFIPGRLINLASGQVSIRHKLRGPNHSVVTACSTGAHAIGDAARLVALGDADVMVAGGTESPISRISLAGFAACKALSTARNDDPTAASRPYDKDRDGFVMGEGAGIVILEELEHANARGAKIYAEVVGYGLSGDAFHITAPSEDGDGAFRCMTMALKRAGLTPSDIDYINAHGTSTMADTIELGAVERLLGDHAENVSMSSTKSAIGHLLGAAGAVEAIFSTLAIRDNVAPPTLNLDNPDVETKIDLVPHKARKREINVALSNSFGFGGTNASLVLKRYEA; this is translated from the coding sequence ATGAGACGTGTCGTCATCACCGGTACCGGCATGGTATCGCCTCTTGGATGTGGAACGGAACTGACCTGGCAGCGGCTACTGGCCGGCCAGAGCGGTGCCCGCCTGGTCACGGAATTCGAGGTTGAAGATCTGCCGGCCAAGATCGCCTGCCGCATCCCGACCGAGGGCGAGGGTGCCTGGAACCCTGACGACTGGATGGAGCCTAAGGACCAGCGCAAGGTCGACGCCTTCATCATCTATGCCCTGGCAGCCGCCGACATGGCATTGAAGGATGCCGGCTGGGAGCCCAAAAACTATGAAGAAGAGTGCGCCACCGGCGTCCTGATCGGCTCCGGTATCGGCGGCCTCGAAGGCATCGTTGAAGCGGGTCACATCCTGCGCGACAAGGGCCCGCGTCGCCTGTCGCCCTTCTTCATTCCGGGCCGCCTGATCAACCTCGCCTCAGGCCAGGTTTCGATCCGCCATAAGCTGCGCGGCCCGAACCATTCCGTCGTGACGGCCTGCTCGACCGGCGCCCATGCGATCGGAGATGCCGCCCGTCTGGTCGCGCTCGGCGATGCCGATGTCATGGTGGCCGGCGGTACCGAATCGCCGATCAGCCGCATCTCGCTTGCGGGCTTTGCCGCCTGCAAGGCGCTGTCGACCGCTCGTAACGACGATCCGACGGCTGCCTCACGTCCCTATGACAAGGACCGTGACGGTTTCGTCATGGGCGAGGGTGCCGGCATCGTCATTCTGGAAGAGCTGGAACACGCCAATGCCCGCGGCGCCAAGATCTATGCCGAAGTGGTCGGCTACGGCCTCTCGGGCGACGCCTTCCACATCACGGCTCCCTCCGAGGATGGTGACGGTGCGTTCCGCTGCATGACCATGGCGCTGAAGCGTGCCGGTCTGACGCCGTCCGACATCGACTACATCAACGCCCATGGCACCTCGACCATGGCCGATACGATCGAGCTGGGTGCCGTCGAGCGCCTGCTCGGCGATCACGCCGAAAATGTCTCGATGTCGTCGACCAAGTCGGCCATCGGTCACCTGCTTGGTGCGGCCGGTGCGGTGGAAGCGATCTTCTCGACGCTGGCGATCCGCGACAACGTCGCACCGCCGACCCTCAACCTCGACAATCCCGATGTCGAGACCAAGATCGATCTCGTGCCGCACAAGGCCAGAAAGCGCGAAATTAATGTCGCCCTGTCGAATTCCTTCGGCTTCGGCGGGACCAATGCCTCGCTGGTCCTGAAGCGCTACGAGGCCTGA
- a CDS encoding acyl carrier protein has translation MSDIAERVKKIVVDHLGVDAEKVVEGASFIDDLGADSLDTVELVMAFEEEFGVEIPDDAADSILTVGDAVKFIEKAQA, from the coding sequence ATGAGCGATATCGCAGAACGCGTGAAGAAAATTGTAGTTGATCATCTCGGCGTTGACGCTGAAAAGGTCGTCGAAGGCGCGAGCTTCATCGACGATCTGGGCGCTGACTCGCTCGACACCGTCGAACTCGTCATGGCCTTCGAAGAAGAATTCGGCGTCGAGATCCCGGACGATGCAGCTGACTCGATCCTGACGGTCGGCGACGCCGTCAAGTTCATCGAGAAGGCCCAGGCCTGA
- the fabG gene encoding 3-oxoacyl-[acyl-carrier-protein] reductase gives MFDLTGRKALVTGATGGIGEEIARQLHAQGAIVGLHGTRVEKLEALAADLGDRVKIFPANLSDRDEVKALGEKAEAELEGVDILVNNAGITKDGLFVRMSDADWDAVLEVNLTAVFRLTRELTHPMMRRRFGRIINITSVVGVTGNPGQANYCASKAGMIGFTKSLGQEIATRNVTVNCVAPGFIESAMTGKLNDKQKEAIMGAIPMKRMGTGAEVASAVVYLASNEASYMTGQTLHVNGGMAMI, from the coding sequence ATGTTCGATCTGACCGGCCGCAAGGCCCTCGTGACTGGCGCCACCGGTGGCATCGGCGAAGAAATTGCCCGCCAGCTGCATGCCCAGGGCGCGATCGTCGGCCTGCACGGCACACGCGTCGAAAAACTGGAAGCACTGGCCGCCGATCTCGGCGATCGCGTCAAGATCTTCCCGGCCAACTTGTCCGACCGTGACGAAGTCAAGGCGCTCGGCGAAAAGGCCGAAGCCGAACTCGAAGGCGTCGATATCCTGGTCAACAACGCCGGCATCACCAAGGACGGCCTGTTCGTCCGCATGTCCGATGCCGACTGGGATGCGGTTCTGGAAGTCAACCTGACCGCCGTCTTCCGCCTGACGCGCGAGCTGACCCATCCGATGATGCGCCGCCGCTTTGGCCGCATCATCAACATCACCTCCGTCGTCGGCGTCACCGGCAATCCCGGCCAGGCCAACTACTGCGCCTCCAAGGCTGGCATGATCGGCTTCACCAAGTCGCTCGGTCAGGAGATCGCCACCCGCAACGTGACGGTCAACTGTGTTGCCCCGGGCTTCATCGAAAGCGCCATGACCGGCAAGCTGAACGACAAGCAGAAGGAAGCGATCATGGGCGCCATCCCCATGAAGCGCATGGGCACGGGCGCCGAAGTCGCCTCCGCCGTCGTTTACCTCGCCTCCAATGAAGCCTCCTACATGACGGGGCAGACGCTGCACGTGAATGGCGGCATGGCGATGATCTGA